The Thermodesulfobacteriota bacterium genome window below encodes:
- a CDS encoding cytochrome c3 family protein has protein sequence MSLATLTQIVIYVNLVLIFPIFALAEPEAKLSEEVEFCLGCHSDPSLSIVLPSNEEMSLYVNSDNFASSIHGDKLACTDCHSDISDYPHPEKELENRRAYSLALYENCKRCHFANYTKTLESIHYSLLSNGNTRAPVCVDCHGAHYVTRPDKPKARISQTCKKCHVGVYEIYSTSIHGRALIEENNPDVPVCSDCHNAHNIDDPRTRTFLLKTPELCGKCHANETLMQKYGLSTKVLETYLKDFHGVSVTFYKGQEEDITSWKPVCTDCHGVHNITKVTDPDSPVLKANLVHTCKKCHSDATTNFPGAWLSHYEPSPDKAPLVYYIKLFYKIFISFTIGGLVLHILLHVWRVATNR, from the coding sequence ATGTCTTTAGCTACGCTCACGCAGATCGTCATATATGTTAATTTGGTCTTGATATTTCCCATTTTTGCTCTGGCTGAGCCCGAAGCCAAGTTGTCAGAGGAAGTAGAGTTTTGTCTAGGGTGTCATAGTGATCCAAGCCTCAGTATTGTATTGCCGAGCAATGAGGAAATGTCCCTCTACGTGAACTCAGATAATTTCGCCTCATCGATTCATGGTGACAAACTGGCCTGTACCGACTGTCATAGCGACATATCAGATTATCCACACCCCGAAAAAGAGCTCGAAAACAGACGCGCCTACAGCTTGGCTCTCTATGAGAATTGTAAACGGTGTCATTTTGCCAACTACACAAAAACCTTAGAGAGCATTCATTACAGTCTCCTATCAAATGGAAATACAAGGGCTCCTGTCTGCGTGGATTGTCATGGAGCCCATTATGTAACAAGACCAGATAAGCCGAAAGCGAGAATTTCCCAAACCTGTAAGAAGTGCCATGTTGGGGTCTACGAAATTTATAGCACAAGCATTCACGGGAGGGCTTTAATTGAAGAAAACAACCCGGACGTTCCCGTGTGTAGTGATTGCCACAATGCGCATAATATAGACGATCCGAGAACCCGTACCTTTCTGTTAAAAACCCCTGAGCTATGCGGGAAGTGTCATGCAAATGAAACACTCATGCAGAAATATGGGCTCTCGACTAAGGTTCTAGAAACCTATCTTAAGGACTTTCATGGGGTAAGTGTTACATTTTATAAGGGCCAAGAAGAGGATATTACTTCCTGGAAGCCTGTTTGTACTGATTGCCACGGGGTTCACAATATTACCAAAGTAACTGACCCCGATTCTCCTGTACTAAAAGCGAATCTTGTACACACATGTAAAAAATGCCACTCGGATGCCACTACAAATTTTCCTGGGGCGTGGCTTTCTCACTACGAACCGAGCCCTGACAAGGCTCCCCTCGTGTATTATATAAAGCTCTTTTATAAGATATTTATTTCTTTTACGATCGGCGGGCTAGTGCTCCATATCTTGCTTCATGTCTGGCGTGTGGCGACAAATAGATAG
- a CDS encoding cytochrome b/b6 domain-containing protein gives MDNRMRDEINLEEGKNSKNEVMPRGTRLPDKFVRFNPLQRIEHLLVMIFFIILVITGLPQEFFEASWSAWIITRLGGIDMTRFIHRMFGILFAALVVWHLGRITLFVLLRKVRPSIVPTFKDFNDAVGMLKYYMGLSEEHPKFGRYDFRQKFEYWGLVIGGIFMIVSGFVLYFPIFFTKFLPGVIIPAAETVHGYEALLAFLVIIIWHMYGAHFNPDVFPFDPSIFTGKISRERMEKDHPLEYAELIKSWTKNEENKKLAGGKKGDNV, from the coding sequence ATGGATAATAGAATGAGGGATGAGATAAATCTTGAAGAAGGTAAAAATTCCAAAAATGAAGTTATGCCGCGAGGAACGCGTCTTCCAGATAAGTTTGTAAGATTTAATCCCCTTCAAAGGATAGAGCACCTTCTAGTTATGATTTTTTTTATCATACTCGTAATTACAGGGCTCCCTCAGGAATTTTTTGAAGCCTCCTGGTCAGCATGGATTATAACGAGGCTTGGGGGTATTGACATGACTCGTTTTATCCACCGCATGTTTGGTATTCTGTTTGCTGCACTGGTTGTTTGGCATTTGGGTCGCATTACTCTATTTGTTCTTTTGAGAAAGGTAAGACCTTCAATAGTTCCAACATTCAAAGATTTCAACGATGCCGTAGGAATGCTCAAATACTACATGGGGCTTTCCGAGGAGCACCCTAAATTCGGTCGCTATGATTTTAGGCAAAAGTTTGAATATTGGGGACTTGTAATCGGTGGGATTTTTATGATCGTTTCAGGCTTTGTCCTCTACTTTCCAATCTTTTTTACAAAATTCTTACCCGGGGTAATCATACCCGCGGCGGAAACTGTCCACGGCTATGAAGCTCTGCTTGCCTTTCTCGTCATAATTATCTGGCATATGTATGGAGCACATTTTAATCCCGATGTATTTCCATTCGACCCAAGTATTTTCACTGGAAAGATTTCACGAGAGAGAATGGAAAAAGATCACCCTTTAGAATACGCAGAGCTTATTAAATCTTGGACTAAGAATGAAGAGAACAAAAAACTTGCCGGGGGCAAAAAAGGGGATAATGTATAA
- a CDS encoding M56 family metallopeptidase, whose translation MEFSFSQYVFQCVLHSFIIALVIEVLLKIWHEERPLLQIRFRSLVILIPVLSFPLYQLIYPHRGSLEFREDMAIFDINQWLLLRLGDGILVWHLAIALLGVVTVIFLVQEAIPTLLHHYAGEEDKTLYKSGTIPKLDGVIRDLEQRLPMAVPRIFLLNGKEPTIYAKGLTKGSINISYSLIEALDLEELQGVLAHEMGHILRRDNATGWVMFLLRFVMFYNPIVLIEFRRIINERETLCDDLASTFTGKPLAIASSLVKIFRMGKADRFSQISKSGLRGRILSIVHNLESHSHRVRIENRVTRMVRPKNIYNPPYPNIRLGITALSLILLLFFVV comes from the coding sequence TTGGAATTTAGTTTTAGTCAATATGTGTTTCAGTGTGTATTGCATTCTTTTATCATAGCCCTTGTTATTGAAGTATTATTAAAAATATGGCATGAAGAGCGTCCGCTTCTACAAATCAGGTTTCGTAGTCTTGTAATACTGATTCCGGTTTTATCTTTCCCCCTGTATCAATTGATCTATCCTCATCGCGGAAGCTTGGAGTTTCGTGAAGACATGGCTATCTTCGATATAAACCAATGGCTACTTTTAAGATTGGGTGATGGCATTTTGGTTTGGCATTTAGCTATTGCCCTATTGGGAGTTGTAACTGTCATTTTTCTTGTACAAGAAGCTATTCCGACACTACTTCATCACTATGCTGGCGAGGAGGATAAGACCCTTTATAAGAGTGGTACAATCCCTAAACTTGATGGAGTCATAAGAGATTTGGAGCAAAGGTTACCCATGGCCGTACCAAGGATTTTTCTATTAAATGGGAAAGAGCCTACAATATATGCAAAAGGGCTAACGAAAGGTTCCATCAACATCTCCTATTCTCTCATAGAAGCTCTCGACCTTGAAGAGCTTCAAGGGGTGCTTGCCCATGAGATGGGTCATATTTTGAGAAGGGATAACGCCACAGGTTGGGTAATGTTTCTTTTACGATTTGTCATGTTTTATAATCCGATTGTCCTTATCGAGTTTCGAAGAATCATAAATGAACGAGAGACGCTCTGCGATGATCTTGCTTCAACGTTTACCGGGAAGCCGCTTGCTATCGCTTCAAGCTTAGTAAAAATTTTTCGGATGGGTAAGGCAGATAGGTTTTCTCAAATATCAAAGTCTGGCTTGAGAGGTAGAATCTTATCAATAGTTCATAATCTTGAGAGTCATTCGCACAGGGTACGAATCGAGAACAGAGTAACAAGGATGGTACGTCCAAAGAATATCTATAATCCTCCGTATCCAAATATCCGACTCGGAATAACAGCTCTTTCGCTAATTTTGCTCCTATTCTTTGTCGTATGA
- a CDS encoding cytochrome c: protein MIYRNIFLNMAIGIVSVLFFGISGFAQEGGAQVEAGKKIYNEMKCPMCHKIDGVGGKIGPDLSGVGSRKDAQWIKGFLKDPKSIIPDTKQPPFKGTDEELEAVVTYLMSLK, encoded by the coding sequence ATGATATATAGAAACATCTTTTTAAATATGGCTATTGGTATCGTGTCAGTTTTATTCTTTGGGATTAGTGGCTTTGCTCAGGAGGGGGGAGCTCAGGTTGAGGCAGGAAAAAAGATATACAACGAGATGAAATGCCCCATGTGTCACAAAATAGATGGTGTTGGAGGGAAGATTGGCCCTGACCTTTCAGGTGTAGGTAGCAGGAAAGATGCTCAGTGGATAAAGGGATTTCTAAAGGACCCAAAATCCATCATTCCAGATACAAAACAGCCGCCTTTTAAGGGTACGGATGAGGAACTCGAAGCCGTTGTGACCTATCTGATGAGCCTTAAATAA